Within Pseudomonas cichorii, the genomic segment CCCAATGAAGCTTTACGATCTGGATGTGTCAGGCAACTGCTACAAAGTGCGGCTATTTGCTGCGCTGGCCAATATCGGGCTTGAAGTGGTTGCAGTCGATTTTCTGGCGGGAGAGCACAAGAAGCCGCCTCTTTCAGACATGAATCCACTGGGGCAGCTACCGGTTCTGGAGGACGGTTCGTACGTCATCCGCGATTCGCAGGCCATTCTGGTTTATCTCGCTGGCCAATACGGTGGTCTGGCCTGGTGGCCGGCTCATCCGCAAGGTCAGGCCGATATTGTCCAATGGCTCTCGTTTGCCTCCAACGAGGTACAGCACAGCCTTTGCGCTGCGCGACTGGTGCAGAAGTTTGGTGCGGAGCTGGACAAAGCGGATGCTCTGGCGAGATCGACCGTTGCCCTCTCGATACTCGACAAACACCTGGAAAACCACGACTGGCTGGCAATCG encodes:
- a CDS encoding glutathione S-transferase family protein; translation: MKLYDLDVSGNCYKVRLFAALANIGLEVVAVDFLAGEHKKPPLSDMNPLGQLPVLEDGSYVIRDSQAILVYLAGQYGGLAWWPAHPQGQADIVQWLSFASNEVQHSLCAARLVQKFGAELDKADALARSTVALSILDKHLENHDWLAIGRPSIADCAVYPYVVLAPEGGVDLAPYANIARWMERIEALPGYLPKP